From the genome of Gracilinanus agilis isolate LMUSP501 chromosome 2, AgileGrace, whole genome shotgun sequence, one region includes:
- the SALL4 gene encoding sal-like protein 4, which produces MSRRKQAKPQHINSSEEPQQLQDAAACASVAAASSATTPAAAAAEHVYLDLGSAGFIPRGIRTVAHATYSGLVAHHHPDIALKRLYDHARLSGLCGPPNCPGDGDGIRGRIKRCRTEETNICEKCCAEFFSLSEFLEHKKNCTKNPPVLIMNDNEGTAPPEVFAEITPAPSENFPAHHLESQSSKDSRSKNCTGSVDKKEKSGGETGTYLKTEPTVPPTPHGISYLPKGKVPNTNVTLQTLRGTKVAVNQRSADSMSLPVQGFNTFPMILEQLMSLQQQQLQQIQLTEQIRVQMTMMATSGHPSVSHGSEPLKTLGTHMSQHLSTALALVGQKAGSQSLSLESIKQGKLPHANIGIPTAGSVASGMPSFSLKPDANRILPNAMSRLPNPLLPQSSGSVLFQNPFPPVSSVSSVLDPSKKGKGKPPNITVSESKPNAEEPFFKHKCKFCGKVFGNDSALQIHLRSHTGERPYKCNICGNRFTTKGNLKVHFQRHKDKYPQIKMNPHPVPENLDNLTSAGGMSCGITAIPLDESNLIMDSKPPLTTGAPSLGLPQSLSSLTPKDSLSGAFPNDLPSRPSPESEGGSTSSGLASHESGTEQSLSSPQAGSSSLGGFPGGGATEQGSETLKLQQLVENIDKATSDPNECIICHRVLSCTSSLKMHYRTHTGERPFKCKICGRAFSTKGNLKTHYGVHRANTPLKMQHSCPICQKKFTNAVVLQQHIRMHMGGQIPNTPMPENSCDHVDMDPAVIGEKNGDAIANCIDETIESIVDMEDLDSQDVPSGSSKPSTPFTEAQPETPAVAFTSVSEPPGKTGNPPLSLQRQSSLKSSSAESDGMTNDSSSVMGDHDYQNGRSPESASFQALSPTNSQAESIRSKSPGLTNHDDMGNKAEGPENPPAETEGRGNIPATFVRMPPALIKAEAPGERPVSNNPYSGPPALSPGVTPLLVAPPRRTAKQHICTTCGKNFSSASALQIHERTHTGEKPFACTICGRAFTTKGNLKVHVGTHMWNNSARRGRRLSIDNTIALLSNDVKKVSEMFPKDIVPPAVMNLDSTVWNQYAAVINNGLAMKTNEISVIQSSPIPALPVPVSGGGSVMNNAPVSKIDGSQSGISPDVIEKTSANDSVPKHQFPHFLEENKIAVS; this is translated from the exons gTGGTCCACCAAATTGccctggagatggagatggaataaGAGGAAGAATTAAACGATGTAGAACTGAGGAAACTAATATCTGTGAGAAATGCTGTGCAGAGTTCTTCAGCCTTTCCGAATTCTTGGAACATAAGAAAAATTGCACTAAAAATCCACCCGTCTTAATCATGAATGACAATGAGGGGACAGCACCTCCTGAGGTCTTTGCAGAAATTACCCCAGCCCCATCAGAAAATTTTCCAGCTCATCATTTGGAAAGTCAGAGCAGTAAGGACAGTCGTTCAAAAAATTGCACTGGTTCTGTGGACAAGAAAGAGAAGTCTGGTGGGGAGACAGGAACCTATCTCAAAACAGAACCCACTGTCCCTCCTACACCCCACGGGATAAGCTACTTACCAAAAGGCAAAGTTCCTAACACTAATGTGACTTTACAAACACTACGGGGGACCAAAGTAGCTGTGAATCAGAGGAGTGCTGATTCTATGTCTTTACCAGTCCAGGGCTTTAACACCTTTCCTATGATCCTGGAACAGCTAATGAGTCTCCAGCAACAACAGCTTCAGCAAATCCAGCTCACAGAGCAGATCCGTGTGCAGATGACCATGATGGCCACCAGTGGCCACCCATCAGTGTCTCATGGATCTGAACCTCTGAAAACACTGGGTACTCATATGTCCCAGCATCTCTCTACTGCTTTGGCTTTAGTTGGACAGAAGGCTGGAAGCCAGAGCCTGTCACTGGAATCCATAAAACAAGGCAAACTACCTCATGCCAATATAGGCATCCCAACTGCTGGTTCAGTAGCCTCTGGGATGCCATCTTTCTCTTTAAAGCCTGATGCAAACAGAATCCTTCCTAATGCGATGTCTCGTCTTCCAAATCCTTTACTACCTCAGTCATCAGGTTCCGTTCTTTTCCAGAACCCATTCCCTCCAGTATCTTCAGTGTCTTCTGTGCTGGACCCatccaaaaaagggaaggggaaaccTCCCAACATCACTGTTTCTGAGAGTAAACCAAATGCTGAGGAGCCCTTCTTCAAGCACAAATGCAAGTTCTGTGGCAAAGTGTTTGGAAATGACAGTGCCTTGCAAATTCATCTCCGTTCCCATACTGGGGAGAGACCATATAAATGCAATATCTGTGGCAATCGCTTTACCACTAAGGGGAATTTGAAGGTTCACTTCCAGCGCCATAAGGATAAATATCCCCAGATAAAAATGAATCCCCATCCAGTCCCTGAAAACCTGGATAACCTGACAAGTGCCGGTGGGATGTCATGTGGAATAACTGCCATACCCTTAGATGAATCAAATCTGATTATGGACAGTAAACCTCCCCTGACCACTGGAGCCCCTTCCCTAGGTTTACCTCAAAGTCTCTCTTCTCTGACCCCCAAAGACTCACTTAGTGGTGCTTTCCCCAATGATCTACCATCGAGGCCTTCCCCAGAGAGTGAAGGGGGTTCCACATCTTCAGGTTTGGCCAGTCATGAATCTGGGACAGAGCAGAGCTTGAGTTCCCCACAGGCTGGTAGTAGTAGCCTTGGTGGTTTTCCAGGCGGTGGGGCCACTGAGCAGGGGTCAGAGACTTTAAAGCTTCAACAACTGGTAGAAAACATCGATAAGGCTACCAGTGACCCCAATGAATGTATCATCTGTCATCGCGTTCTAAGCTGTACAAGCTCATTGAAAATGCATTATCGCACTCATACTGGGGAGAGACCTTTCAAATGCAAGATCTGTGGAAGGGCCTTCTCTACAAAAGGCAATCTTAAGACTCATTATGGAGTTCACCGAGCCAACACTCCTTTAAAAATGCAGCATTCTTGCCCCATTTGCCAAAAGAAATTTACCAATGCAGTTGTGTTGCAGCAGCATATCCGAATGCACATGGGTGGCCAGATTCCTAACACCCCTATGCCTGAGAATTCCTGTGACCATGTTGATATGGATCCAGCTGTTATTGGTGAGAAAAATGGAGATGCCATTGCCAATTGCATTGATGAGACCATTGAAAGCATTGTTGATATGGAAGATTTAGATTCCCAAGATGTTCCTAGTGGCTCATCTAAGCCATCTACTCCATTTACTGAAGCTCAGCCAGAAACGCCAGCTGTGGCATTTACCAGTGTATCAGAGCCTCCAGGGAAAACGGGCAATCCCCCTCTGAGCCTGCAAAGGCAAAGTAGCTTGAAGTCTAGTTCTGCTGAAAGCGATGGCATGACCAACGACTCCTCATCTGTCATGGGAGATCACGATTATCAAAATGGCCGCAGTCCAGAGTCTGCATCCTTCCAGGCATTATCTCCAACAAATAGTCAAGCTGAAAGTATTAGGTCCAAGTCACCTGGCTTAACCAATCATGATGACATGGGAAATAAGGCCGAAGGACCCGAAAACCCTCCAGCAGAAACTGAAG GTCGAGGTAACATTCCTGCTACTTTTGTCAGAATGCCACCGGCCTTGATCAAAGCTGAAGCTCCTGGGGAGCGTCCTGTAAGCAATAACCCATATTCTGGACCTCCTGCTTTGTCCCCAGGGGTGACACCTTTGCTGGTGGCCCCACCCCGACGCACTGCCAAGCAGCACATTTGTACCACCTGTGGGAAGAACTTCTCATCAGCCAGTGCTCTTCAGATCCATGAGCGTACTCATACTGGTGAAAAACCTTTTGCATGTACCATTTGTGGAAGGGCCTTTACAACCAAAGGAAATTTGAAG GTCCATGTTGGAACCCATATGTGGAATAACTCTGCCCGACGTGGAAGGAGATTATCTATTGATAACACCATAGCATTGCTGAGTAATGATGTCAAGAAGGTATCTGAGATGTTTCCAAAGGATATAGTTCCTCCTGCGGTGATGAATCTTGATTCCACTGTTTGGAACCAGTATGCAGCTGTGATTAACAATGGCTTAGCAATGAAGACTAATGAGATATCTGTGATCCAGAGCAGTCCTATCCCTGCCCTACCAGTTCCTGTCAGCGGTGGAGGATCTGTAATGAATAACGCCCCAGTCTCCAAGATAGATGGGTCACAGTCTGGGATTAGCCCTGATGTTATAGAGAAAACTAGTGCTAATGACAGTGTTCCAAAACATCAATTCCCTCACTTCCTAGAAGAAAACAAGATTGCAGTCAgctaa